A genomic window from Glycine soja cultivar W05 chromosome 10, ASM419377v2, whole genome shotgun sequence includes:
- the LOC114369277 gene encoding glycinol 4-dimethylallyltransferase-like — MDRALVMSSPNVCSVTNGGNLWRRKHSTNNYNYPSLQQKRKTQIEYNILRSQSLNHHYKCIEGGRTYQESNIKYVVKAAPAIPSFGSESHASSPKNIFDSVKNFLAILYNFCYPYTMIGRTLCTISASLLAVEKISDISPLFFIGLSQVLVAHFFMDLYINGVNQVFDFEIDKINKPYLPLPSGKLSFTNAVFITVSSAVLSFGLSSIIGSRPLIWSLVLCFLPWTGYSVNVPMLRWKRYPLLAAMIIFFSWGIIFPITFFLHMQTFVFKRPVIFPRSLIVTIVFSSLYAIGIALSKDIPDIEGDKKFGIHSFSARLGQKQVFWICVSLFEMAFGVAFLAGVTSSACLWIKIVTGLGNVILASILWYQTKYVDLTSPASTRSFYMLIWKLFDAAYFLLPFIR; from the exons ATGGATCGTGCCCTTGTTATGTCTTCGCCTAATGTCTGTTCAGTCACAAATG GTGGAAATCTCTGGCGCAGGAAACATTCCACTAACAATTATAACTATCCAA GTTTacaacagaaaaggaaaactcaaatagaatataatattttgagGTCGCaaagtttgaatcatcattacAAATGCATTGAAGGAGGGCGTACATATCAAGAAagcaatataaaatatgttgtaAAAGCAGCCCCTGCTATTCCATCTTTTGGTTCTGAATCTCATGCTTCTAgtcccaaaaatatttttgactCTGTCAAAAATTTCTTGGCTATTTTATACAACTTTTGCTATCCTTACACAATGATTGGCCGA ACATTATGTACAATTTCCGCGTCTCTCCTTGCAGTTGAGAAAATATCAGATATATCTCCATTATTCTTTATTGGTTTATCACAG GTTTTGGTAGCTCACTTTTTTATGGATCTTTATATTAATGGTGTGAATCAAGTGTTTGACTTTGAAATAGACAAG ATAAACAAACCATATCTTCCATTGCCATCTGGGAAATTATCATTTACAAATGCTGTCTTTATTACTGTATCATCTGCAGTTCTG AGTTTTGGGCTTAGCTCGATTATAGGGTCTCGGCCATTGATTTGGAGCCTTGTATTATGTTTTTTGCCATGGACTGGCTATTCAGTCAAT GTACCCATGTTGAGATGGAAGAGATATCCACTGCTCGCAGCAATGATCATTTTTTTCAGTTGGGGAATTATATTTCCAATTACATTTTTTCTTCACATGCAG ACGTTTGTGTTCAAGAGGCCAGTTATCTTTCCAAGATCGTTGATTGTTACTATTGTATTCTCGAGTTTATACGCTATAGGTATAGCATTGTCCAAG GATATACCTGATATCGAAGGAGATAAAAAATTTGGCATCCATTCTTTTTCAGCACGTTTAGGTCAAAAACAG GTATTTTGGATTTGCGTTTCTCTTTTTGAAATGGCTTTTGGAGTTGCCTTCCTAGCAGGAGTAACATCTTCTGCTTGCCTTTGGATTAAAATTGTTACG GGTCTAGGAAATGTTATTCTTGCTTCAATTCTCTGGTACCAAACCAAATATGTAGATTTAACAAGCCCAGCTTCCACTAGATCCTTCTATATGTTGATCTGGAAG TTGTTCGATGCAGCGTACTTTCTCTTACCTTTCATTAGATAA
- the LOC114369555 gene encoding protein phosphatase PP2A regulatory subunit A-like, producing MVANQLYELCEAVGPDPTRSELVPAYVRLLRDNEAEVRIAVAGKVTKFSRILNPDLAIQHILPCVKELSTDSSHHVCSALASVIMGMAPVLGKVNITI from the exons ATGGTTGCTAATCAACTATATGAGCTATGTGAAGCTGTTGGTCCTGACCCCACCAG GTCAGAATTGGTCCCTGCATATGTTCGTCTGCTGCGTGATAATGAGGCTGAAGTACGTATTGCTGTTGCTGGGAAAGTAACTAAGTTTTCCCGCATTTTAAATCCTGACCTTGCCATTCAGCATATTCTACCATGTGTGAAG GAGTTATCAACAGATTCATCTCATCATGTTTGCTCTGCACTGGCTTCCGTTATAATGGGTATGGCACCGGTGTTAGGGAAGGTAAATATCACTATCTAA